A window of the Oncorhynchus keta strain PuntledgeMale-10-30-2019 chromosome 21, Oket_V2, whole genome shotgun sequence genome harbors these coding sequences:
- the tp53rk gene encoding EKC/KEOPS complex subunit TP53RK isoform X2, with amino-acid sequence MDLTLYSISAPVVYFVDYTSHCIFLEDIVGSITVRDHIASTPLSSAQKPPEERLDQLAKKMGQILAKMHDEDVVHGDLTTSNMLLKAGTESGDTELVLIDFGLSYISALPEDKGVDMYVLEKAFLSTHPNTEALFEKLLKAYAASSKKSHAVIKKLDEVRLRGRKRSMVG; translated from the exons ATGGATCTGACCTTGTACA gcaTATCTGCACCAGTCGTCTACTTTGTAGACTACACCTCCCACTGCATCTTCCTTGAAGACATCGTCGGCTCCATCACCGTACGAGACCACATCGCCTCCACCCCGCTCTCCTCTGCCCAGAAACCCCCAGAGGAACGCCTGGACCAGCTCGCTAAGAAGATGGGTCAGATTCTGGCCAAAATGCACGATGAGGACGTTGTCCATGGAGACTTGACCACTTCCAACATGCTGTTGAAGGCGGGCACTGAGAGCGGAGATACGGAGCTGGTCCTCATTGACTTTGGCCTGAGCTACATATCAGCGCTGCCCGAGGACAAGGGAGTGGATATGTACGTGCTGGAGAAAGCTTTCCTCAGCACCCACCCCAACACTGAGGCTCTGTTCGAGAAGCTGCTGAAGGCCTACGCAGCCTCATCCAAGAAGTCCCACGCTGTCATCAAAAAGCTTGACGAAGTTCGGTTGAGAGGGCGAAAGAGGTCGATGGTCGgttga
- the tp53rk gene encoding EKC/KEOPS complex subunit TP53RK isoform X1 has translation MAEGNSVALPQFLNKIELIKQGAEARVYRGSFLGKPTIVKERFPKLYRHPLLDEKLTHRRTVQEVRSILRCRKAGISAPVVYFVDYTSHCIFLEDIVGSITVRDHIASTPLSSAQKPPEERLDQLAKKMGQILAKMHDEDVVHGDLTTSNMLLKAGTESGDTELVLIDFGLSYISALPEDKGVDMYVLEKAFLSTHPNTEALFEKLLKAYAASSKKSHAVIKKLDEVRLRGRKRSMVG, from the exons ATGGCTGAGGGGAACAGCGTGGCCCTACCGCAGTTTCTTAACAAAATAGAACTGATAAAACAGGGTGCAGAAGCTCGTGTATATCGAGGGTCATTTTTGGGCAAGCCAACCATTGTAAAAGAAAGGTTTCCGAAATTGTATAGACACCCGTTGTTGGATGAAAAACTCACACATCGCAGAACCGTGCAAGAGGTGCGCTCAATACTACGCTGTCGAAAAGCTG gcaTATCTGCACCAGTCGTCTACTTTGTAGACTACACCTCCCACTGCATCTTCCTTGAAGACATCGTCGGCTCCATCACCGTACGAGACCACATCGCCTCCACCCCGCTCTCCTCTGCCCAGAAACCCCCAGAGGAACGCCTGGACCAGCTCGCTAAGAAGATGGGTCAGATTCTGGCCAAAATGCACGATGAGGACGTTGTCCATGGAGACTTGACCACTTCCAACATGCTGTTGAAGGCGGGCACTGAGAGCGGAGATACGGAGCTGGTCCTCATTGACTTTGGCCTGAGCTACATATCAGCGCTGCCCGAGGACAAGGGAGTGGATATGTACGTGCTGGAGAAAGCTTTCCTCAGCACCCACCCCAACACTGAGGCTCTGTTCGAGAAGCTGCTGAAGGCCTACGCAGCCTCATCCAAGAAGTCCCACGCTGTCATCAAAAAGCTTGACGAAGTTCGGTTGAGAGGGCGAAAGAGGTCGATGGTCGgttga